Proteins co-encoded in one Methanomassiliicoccales archaeon genomic window:
- a CDS encoding VOC family protein gives MDKVRAFDIPVDDMERAKNFYRSVFGWKIIPVPGSGGDFHAANTAPVDENGEVMIPGAINGGFYKRGTHGLEGTFLEIEVESVDECLKRVVSEGGEIIRPKNPILDIAFFSVVRDSEGNVLGLWENIEG, from the coding sequence ATATGGAAAGGGCCAAGAACTTCTATCGAAGTGTTTTTGGCTGGAAAATCATTCCAGTTCCAGGTAGTGGGGGAGATTTCCACGCAGCCAATACGGCTCCAGTTGACGAAAATGGAGAAGTGATGATTCCGGGTGCGATAAATGGTGGGTTCTACAAGAGGGGGACTCATGGCCTTGAAGGTACTTTTCTAGAGATTGAAGTGGAATCTGTTGATGAATGCTTGAAGAGAGTCGTTTCCGAAGGGGGAGAGATCATCAGACCCAAAAACCCAATACTGGACATAGCCTTCTTTTCAGTTGTCAGGGACAGCGAAGGCAACGTTTTGGGGCTTTGGGAGAATATTGAAGGATGA
- the trpD gene encoding anthranilate phosphoribosyltransferase gives MIRDSISRVVEGTDLSTDESSEVMREIITGQATPSQIGSFITAMRMKGETVEELLGFVKVMREMGQKIRSPLSAIDVCGTGGDATGTFNISTTASFVICASGLPVAKHGNRSISSMSGSADVLHVLGIPNDLDPLSVEKCLESTGIGFMFAPIFHDSMRNVLAPRKEIGIRTFFNLLGPLANPAGVKRQLIGVYDPDIAPMVCKVMQRLGSDRVMVVHGSGMDEITTLGRTRIVEIIEGEMRDYTIEPKDFGIDVAPLDRLKGGNPTENARILLSILKGENSPRADIVALNAGAGLYIGGRAVSIHDGFEIAREILRNGSAFAKLEQFTFKCLELEEKRQISMQASELSERRILSHILSQKSRELSEHLLDQILGSEVEHHLENLEKDLIDDPNVLTYIMLRRILDLPRITVPEFKLNRSKTALAQAVSNDSGVSVIGEYKPTSPTAAALSIPPDPESVIEAYELAGMAGVSVLVESSMFGGGTELFASIRSTVNLPMLFKDFVISPKQIDVADNLGADSVLLIASALEIEFLDEMIHNCLLKGMEPLIELHSKDDVAKLNSLSNLDKVDLVGVNTRNLKTLDVDMENLSRIGPLLDGNRLTIAESGIRSIQELDMVKGYDGVLIGSMFMGSPDIARAVGMVIDRCREVYA, from the coding sequence ATGATAAGGGATTCGATCTCCCGAGTGGTTGAGGGAACCGATCTCTCCACGGATGAGTCCTCCGAGGTCATGAGGGAGATAATAACGGGGCAAGCAACGCCTAGCCAGATAGGGTCTTTCATCACCGCGATGAGGATGAAGGGCGAGACTGTGGAGGAGCTATTGGGTTTCGTCAAGGTCATGAGGGAAATGGGTCAGAAGATCCGCTCACCTCTCAGCGCCATCGATGTATGTGGTACTGGAGGTGACGCCACAGGAACCTTCAATATAAGCACCACAGCTTCATTCGTGATATGCGCTTCCGGTTTACCGGTCGCAAAACATGGTAACCGCTCAATCTCAAGCATGTCTGGTTCCGCGGACGTCCTCCATGTATTGGGGATACCAAACGATCTAGATCCGCTCTCGGTGGAGAAGTGTCTGGAGAGCACTGGCATCGGCTTCATGTTCGCTCCAATTTTTCATGATTCCATGAGGAATGTCCTCGCTCCTCGGAAGGAAATAGGCATCAGAACCTTCTTCAATCTACTTGGGCCATTGGCTAACCCAGCGGGAGTGAAAAGGCAGCTCATTGGCGTCTACGATCCGGACATTGCCCCTATGGTGTGCAAGGTCATGCAGAGGCTCGGTTCAGACCGGGTCATGGTGGTCCACGGATCTGGGATGGACGAAATCACCACTCTTGGAAGGACCAGAATAGTAGAGATTATTGAAGGAGAAATGCGAGATTACACGATCGAACCGAAGGATTTTGGCATCGACGTCGCACCCCTGGATCGGTTAAAGGGGGGGAATCCTACAGAAAACGCCCGTATCTTGCTCTCCATCCTGAAGGGTGAGAATTCACCTAGAGCCGATATCGTTGCCTTGAATGCTGGAGCCGGACTATACATCGGTGGAAGGGCCGTTTCCATCCATGATGGATTCGAGATTGCCAGAGAGATTTTGAGGAACGGCAGCGCATTTGCGAAACTGGAGCAATTCACATTCAAGTGTCTGGAATTAGAGGAGAAGAGACAGATCTCAATGCAAGCAAGCGAGCTTTCAGAAAGACGGATCTTGTCTCACATTCTATCACAAAAAAGCCGAGAATTGAGTGAGCATTTGCTCGACCAGATCCTTGGAAGCGAGGTTGAACACCATTTGGAGAATCTCGAGAAGGATTTGATCGATGATCCCAATGTCCTCACCTACATAATGCTGAGAAGGATACTCGATCTTCCACGAATCACCGTACCTGAATTCAAACTGAATCGATCGAAGACTGCACTTGCCCAGGCCGTTTCAAATGATTCGGGGGTATCCGTCATAGGGGAGTACAAGCCGACATCACCAACCGCTGCTGCCTTATCAATTCCACCGGATCCCGAATCAGTGATTGAAGCTTATGAGTTGGCCGGAATGGCTGGAGTATCGGTATTGGTCGAGTCAAGTATGTTCGGGGGAGGTACTGAACTCTTTGCTTCGATCAGGTCGACCGTCAATCTGCCCATGCTTTTCAAGGATTTCGTGATCTCTCCAAAACAGATCGATGTCGCGGATAACCTGGGAGCAGACTCGGTCCTTCTGATCGCCTCGGCCCTAGAGATCGAGTTCCTGGACGAGATGATCCATAATTGCCTGCTGAAGGGCATGGAGCCCTTGATTGAACTTCATTCGAAAGACGATGTGGCAAAGTTGAATTCACTCTCCAATCTTGATAAGGTCGATCTTGTTGGTGTGAATACTCGGAACCTCAAGACCTTGGATGTGGACATGGAGAACCTGAGCAGAATCGGCCCTCTGCTCGACGGCAACAGGTTGACGATCGCAGAGAGCGGGATCAGATCGATACAGGAGCTCGATATGGTCAAGGGTTACGATGGCGTCCTGATCGGTTCAATGTTCATGGGAAGTCCTGATATTGCAAGAGCGGTGGGTATGGTGATCGACCGTTGCAGGGAGGTTTACGCATGA
- a CDS encoding aminodeoxychorismate/anthranilate synthase component II gives MTRILIVDNYDSFVYNIAQYLGELGASVFVERNDSPSLKEHLGEMDGYVISPGPGHPRTTNMSLDVIRNGGYGSPVLGICLGHQAIAHVHGGSVVRANEVVHGKVSAITHNGEGVLEGIPSPLEATRYHSLIVSAEDLPDCIEVLGKNDGGEIMALRVKNEEIFGLQFHPESVMTSQGRKILSNFIGRCGR, from the coding sequence ATGACCCGGATATTGATAGTTGATAATTACGATTCCTTCGTCTACAACATCGCACAGTACCTTGGTGAGCTTGGTGCTTCAGTATTCGTTGAGAGAAACGACTCTCCCAGCCTGAAAGAACATCTAGGAGAAATGGACGGTTATGTTATATCTCCTGGACCTGGGCACCCAAGGACCACGAACATGTCTCTGGATGTCATAAGAAATGGGGGATATGGTTCACCGGTGCTTGGAATATGCCTGGGACACCAGGCAATCGCCCATGTTCACGGGGGTTCAGTGGTCAGGGCAAATGAGGTCGTACACGGCAAGGTCAGTGCGATCACACACAATGGGGAAGGGGTGCTGGAGGGAATACCTTCTCCACTGGAGGCGACCAGGTACCATTCGTTGATCGTAAGCGCTGAGGACCTTCCCGATTGCATAGAAGTACTCGGAAAGAACGATGGGGGGGAGATCATGGCCTTACGGGTCAAGAACGAGGAGATCTTTGGACTCCAGTTCCATCCAGAATCCGTGATGACTTCCCAGGGTAGAAAGATCCTCTCGAACTTCATTGGGAGGTGCGGTAGATGA
- a CDS encoding anthranilate synthase component I family protein: MSGNKLSNTLALPTSVSVRDEHRQDPLSVFASLREKFPGECFLLESVEGPEKTARYSFIGVDPISTFRSKGTMIVIDENAYRVPSAYDSLRGHFKSFDCGASDLAPFSGGMVGFIGYGMVSEFEGIQLPDGEDEIPDMYFVLPRHLVCIDHLDEKTYLISHGDLRELKEAFNTVREKEETGIVIRGGTPNTSQEEFESKVVEAKEMIMEGEIFQVVPSRSIDFEIHGDPLEMYRVLRSLNPSPYLFYLDFGETKLIGSSPEMLVRLKGTKLTTRPLAGTRPRDPDPEEDEKLKLDMLLDVKERAEHLMLVDLHRNDMGRVSRTGTVKVTELMNVEKFSHVQHIVSNIESELDDSFDAFDALKACFPAGTVTGAPKIRAMEIISDLEDERRGPYAGAAGYFDFNGNMDFGIVIRSIVLHGKRARLQAGAGIVHDSIPEKEYMETQHKMGALLLALMTKDMED; encoded by the coding sequence GTGAGCGGAAACAAGCTCTCAAACACCCTGGCCCTTCCCACTAGCGTTTCTGTTAGAGATGAACATAGGCAGGATCCCCTGTCTGTATTTGCCTCCTTGAGGGAAAAGTTCCCCGGGGAATGCTTCCTCCTTGAGTCGGTCGAGGGGCCGGAGAAGACGGCTAGATACTCATTCATTGGCGTCGATCCCATCTCTACCTTCAGGTCAAAAGGGACCATGATTGTGATTGATGAAAACGCATACCGCGTTCCCTCGGCATACGACTCATTGAGAGGGCACTTCAAGTCATTTGACTGCGGGGCTTCCGACCTTGCACCATTCTCGGGAGGAATGGTCGGCTTCATCGGATACGGGATGGTGAGTGAATTCGAAGGTATTCAGCTTCCAGATGGAGAAGATGAGATACCGGACATGTACTTCGTTCTACCTCGACACTTGGTCTGCATTGATCATCTGGATGAAAAGACCTATCTGATCTCCCATGGAGATCTGAGGGAACTGAAAGAGGCTTTCAATACGGTAAGGGAGAAAGAAGAAACTGGAATTGTCATTCGAGGAGGTACCCCAAACACAAGCCAGGAGGAATTCGAATCCAAGGTCGTTGAGGCAAAGGAGATGATAATGGAGGGTGAGATCTTTCAGGTTGTCCCATCCAGAAGCATTGATTTTGAGATTCACGGGGACCCATTGGAAATGTATCGGGTTCTCAGATCTTTGAATCCCTCGCCATACCTCTTCTATCTGGACTTCGGGGAGACCAAGCTTATCGGTTCATCCCCTGAGATGTTGGTAAGGCTAAAGGGGACTAAACTCACGACCAGACCTCTTGCGGGAACTAGACCACGAGATCCAGATCCAGAGGAGGACGAGAAGCTCAAGCTCGATATGCTTCTAGACGTCAAGGAAAGAGCTGAACACCTGATGCTGGTGGATCTTCATAGAAATGATATGGGGAGAGTATCCAGAACGGGCACTGTGAAAGTGACAGAGCTAATGAATGTGGAGAAGTTCTCCCATGTCCAGCATATTGTCAGCAATATTGAAAGCGAGCTTGACGATTCTTTCGATGCTTTCGATGCCTTGAAGGCATGCTTCCCCGCAGGAACAGTCACCGGAGCACCTAAGATTCGGGCAATGGAGATCATCTCAGATCTGGAAGATGAACGAAGAGGGCCTTATGCAGGAGCTGCCGGTTATTTTGACTTCAACGGCAACATGGATTTCGGCATCGTGATCCGTTCCATTGTTCTCCACGGCAAGAGAGCTAGATTGCAGGCTGGCGCTGGAATCGTCCACGACTCGATACCCGAGAAGGAATACATGGAGACTCAGCACAAGATGGGGGCTCTGCTACTTGCCTTGATGACCAAGGATATGGAGGATTGA